From Erigeron canadensis isolate Cc75 chromosome 5, C_canadensis_v1, whole genome shotgun sequence:
CATGATTGTCAATCAATCACTATGTTTCCATGATTTCTTTCCTTGTAAAATACCATAATATATAATGGATGTAATATTGGCTATCAATACCTCTTTTCTAGTTCCAAGTTTCTAGTTGCATAATTGGTTATCAACCAACCTGTGGTCATGATTTTTCTAAATCTTTATGATGTGACATAATGGTACATGATGAATCAATGATTTATCTTACATATACTATACAAGCTCTTTCTATAAAATCTAATTAATTCTCAAGTTCAACTATATCTTTTACtcattatatgaaaaaaataataaaaagatacatACAACTGATGCAAGTTATAGTTAAAGGTTCATCTATGCTTTAATCCCTCTTTTGATGCTGAATTGGTTTACTTCATGACATCTATCCAACTATTCTGAATTTCTGATTGTTTCAACATTAGagacaacaacaaaaaaaaagaagacaacCCTGAAAATCAAATTGGGTATTGTTATTGATGATCATACTACTattattaattttcaaattaaacacAGCTCATTACCAGAGTTTTAGGGTGGTTGTAGGCATACCAAATTAATTACCAAAATGAATGAGTAATGATACATATTACTAAATGATATAAGCctaaaatcaacctaaaaatcTCGTACTTGACATATCTCATGATCACTTTGTTAAATTTTTGAgagatatatatgtgtatatatgaaaCAAGCCATTAAAAGTCATATTTACCCCTATAAATCAAAAGAGATCCACCACAAAAGTGGCCACACTAGTGCAATAATAACAAGAATGACCCACATTGGTTCATTTGGGCATTTGGCACAcctaaaaagagaaaaagcaCAAACTATCTTTTCTTGGAAGATTCAAAGAATAACACCCAGTATTACCCACTAGATCCAATCAACCACTTAAGTAAAGCTTTCCCATTTTGGTACTTTAGTAGTTCCTGTGTACCATGTGCCAATCACGTGATACATATTGATGTAACTGCAAGTGACTAGTTCCCAAATCTTGTCAATAATTATCATGGAGATACTGGTGTAGAAGCAGCAGTCACAGGCTGGTCCTTAGGGAAACCATAATCTTCAAACAGGccctgataaaaaaaataaaattaaacagtCATTGTAGATTTGCAGTGGTTGACAAATCCAAATCAGATTTTATAGTACTTATGGCTAGACGATTAGATGCTATAAATAGAACTAAATTTCATCATTTTGTTGCTAATTATTAGTGGGGCTTAACCACTTTAAAATTGCACATTCTAGAAGTCCCCTAGATGTAGGGATATATGTGTATACATGAGGAAAGCGAGTACAAGTGAGTATCTGCAAAACGTACCATGGTATCATTGATTGCAATAGTTACACAGTAGTGCTCCTGCAAACCAACAATGGGGAAACCAATTAGTAGAGCATTGGCGCATTACTTCACATTTACAATAGAAACAATGTAGTAAATAGTACTAATATCAATGGACAAACAGGTATTTGGGTATTTCAACCTTCAAAGTTTCCCAACATAGAAACTAGATTAGCTGCATAAAAATGCAACTCCATTTCTAGTAcacatataatttattaaagtcaaacaattttttttaactaattatatttataattttacaaGTTAAGGATCAAAATTCTTATTGTTACAAGTTATTGGTTCTGCCCCAGAATGAACTAATTCATCCCCGAATTTCTTTACAAACTATCTACTATGGCATTTAAAGTCAAGCACAAAGTCTTTCAACATTATTCAAGTAACAGAGTGTCAATATAGAACAAAAATCTTGATATTTTGGCTTTCAACTTATATTTAACAGCTGAAAATATTAGTGAAACTTGCCTGCATCATGTACCACTCTTCAAACTCATCAAACAATTCCAATCTTTCAATCCTGATCAGCCAAGCAAAAGGTTAAAGATTACGCAATAAAATGAAAAGAGCCAAAAAGGGATCCCGTCAACCTAACAGTATACTTTCGCCTTTCTATTATTCAAGGATATCTTTTTAGACTAAAGTGAAGATTATTAGCTCCCAGTTAATGTACCCGATCTTTATCCTAAGTAAACCCTGATCAGAATCTATGAAGAATCAACAGATCTAGATCCACAACTATCACATGTGTCTACGAGATAATAGTATCGCATCATGGGGAAACATTGCTCTTTTCAATTGCAAACATTATTTTCAAACACAAATTAGAGTTAACTTCTATTTTAAAGCGATTGCAAAAAGTGAGGCCACATCAGTATATACGGTGTGTTCACTACAGCTTATCCAGAACACTTCCTGACTGATTCTtctaaaacttttttaataatgtgaGTGTTATAACAGAAGATACAATCTAAATTCTAAAGTTTCAATAGAGCAACTTAGGAGGTTGTTTACATGTATAATGCACTTTGGATGgctttcaacccatttaacaTTTGCATGTATATGCGTTTAAATGGCTACCACTAGTGTTCgcgttttttttaatttatgaatgACTGCAAATCCAGAAAAAAAATACCTTTGTCGTTCTCGAGAATCAATGAAGGTAGTATAGATCTTCATCATATCCCAAGCAACAGCTCTCTGAAACTCAGTATAATTACTAGTCAAGATAGACGAGTCCGATAAAAGTAGACAGAGATGTTTTTTATGAGTTGCATACTCCATGGGGGAATTGCCACCCTAAAGTTACTAATCTGGTAGAACAAGCACCAGCCACGGTGAAACATTTCCAAGCCCAAGTAATGCTTCGGCATCCCATTTCCTCCATGCTAAttctaaaaaattaaagatGAGATTGCACATCTATAACATACCTGCCAACCCTGATCGAGAAATAGTTTTTCCTTTGCAAGCAATGTTGGTGTATCATATATGCCTAATAGCCCACAGCCTCGACTCTAGCATCACATACAGATTAAAAATCACATCAAGATTGTCCTTCAAAAGATAACTTGTTGTCTGTGTGGGTAGCAATATGAGTGGGCTGGGTAATGGTCAAAAGAGGTACTTTCTTGGGTGAAGTTGCGTTGATCCAAAACTAATATAACTAAATGAGATCTTATCCACTGTATACTATGAGCagctttcaacccatttgacataCTTCCTATAACTCTATAAGCctatcttttctttcttatttaacTTACTTCACCTGTTGCAACTGCCACCAGCCCACCACTAGGATTGTATGCTTAAAGATCATTGGTAAACATAGACAAGAGGACTCATTACATTGGGTAACATTACTAATTGTCATCAAGACCTAAAACTTGATACATATAAGAATGACCAACAATTTTATACACATTGTGAATCATTAATTAAGTTCACACaactgtttttttatttatcagtGTTTAAGGAACCCATATTGATGAAAATTTGTAAGCCTCTTGAAGGGggacaaaataaaatacattaccTCCAAATTTCTAATCATTTGTTGTCCAAATGCATCATAAGGAAGAATCTGTTGCAGAAAAATAGAACATTATTCCATATTGAGAAGTACAAATTAATCTACAATCATTGCATTAGTATTGTAGCATTATGAGCATCCGCAAGAAACATAGATATATGAATACTACTATTCGGGCATTCCATTGATCAAGATTTTAAGCTAAGATGCTTATTTTTCGTACACACACCTGCATACTTTCATGGAGCACAGTGAGTATAATGAATATGATAAAACAGTACCTGCTCATATAAGAAGAATATTGATGTCGAAAATGTTCTTGATGCCCATTCAACAATAGCACGGCTTGATTCAGGATCCAAGTAGATTAACACGCATTCTGCAATAATAAATGTTGGCAAGCTGATGGTAACATCAGTAAGTAGCAGCTTAACTGTTCCACACATTCATCAATCTTAAAAACATGCAACATACAACAGATAACAAAGTTTCCTTTCAAGGAAGAGAATTTATTCACATCCTGATTCTAGTACTTATTTTGGCATATTCTTGaagtatattaatttatttaccaTATATAGCATAAATGCCACGAGAAAGTAGATGATGCACACATACCTTGGATCCATATGGGCTGATATGAGGTCATTCAAGGTTTGTATATCCCTTAAATCAACAGGAAGAAGTTTGTAGTTATCACTGATTACTTCTCCTTTCTCTGCACAATTGCAGATCCCCACTTAATAAcattgaaaatttttatatcCTTTATCGTCTTCATAATATGTAGATATATCAGAAGGAAGTTACTTATAGTCACGTCATCAATGGAATATTACCTCGACAAATTGATGCAGCTTCACTGATCTTTTCCCTTAATTGGCCAGAAGTTTCAATAATCGATGCCTTTTTACTAGTCACCTAAATCAAATTGCAAGTTCAACGTCATCCAAAAGTAGGAAAATAGAAAAACACAATCATTCGCAAGTTCATCGTTTCTCAAATTCTCACCTCCTTAAAATCCAGTTCCACGTATAAATGTGGCGCCTTCCCTTCATCCTGCACATGTTAATTTTTCGTTAAACAATCATAGTTCCTTCGAACATAAAGGCTCTAATGATACACATCATAAATCACAACAAACGACTGCACCTGCAGCTGAAAGTACGTCGTATCGAAACCAGCTCCCAGAGATAAAATCTGCTTCTTGACAGGACCACCATCGTTTGACTTCAGAAACTGGTTAAGAAACTGGCGGAAAGTAGCCCAACGAGCAAAGTAACCTTAACAAAGTCAAACATACGCGTtcgcaacaaaaaaaaacatgtcatCACCAACCAACTCATACAAACCTTAAAGTTTCTAGTaacaaatgaaaacaaaatgCATACCGCGATTAATTATCGGAGATCTCCTGACGGGCCTTCTTACAAATAAATGTACATAATCATCTTTGATATATCCTTTCTTCACACATGAcctaatttgaaaatttattattactattattattcaGGGAACCTAATAAATTGGAATAAATATAAGTAGAgagagataaaagaaaaaaaacaaagattacAATTTGCTGGCGGAAGCATCATCGTTGGTAGCTTGAACAGCTGCTTTGTTGCTCCGCGATTCCCCTGCTGCTTTCTCCATCCTTGTCTTCCTCTATTTACTTCTTTCaaaccattttatttatttatttatttattgcagCTTCAAAGAGTTAAAATGGTAAACGCAAAAATGGTCCGTGTGGTTTGTTTTTTTACAACAAACATACTCAAATTCCCACGAGCATCGGCATATTCATTCGGTTAGTAGTAGCGGCATGTCGGCTTCATTACACCCTTTTCATTGACGTAAATAGGCAAGTCACGTTGGCAACTAAACCCTTACCCCTAAGAGGAGTATAATATAGGTATGATGTAGATAACTTTATTTCTATCAAAAGATAGAGATACTACTTTCAAAAGGATGACCTAGGACTttatcctttaaaaaattatCGATGAGAAGAAGTCAAGCCGGAGAGAAAAAATTTCGATCTCAGAACTATATTTTTCTCGATCTTAGATTTAAGAAAACtatctagagagagaaaacacTATATTTCCAAGTTTACTAACAATACGGGGTCCATTAATCAGAAACATTTTGCAATCATAGTTTAAATTTGAATGATCCGTCAATTCCCACTTGACGTGAcctttttacaacttttttcatttattattttttcactttttctatTATTCTGACAACATTATTAGCCATTTATCTTTCATATCTATAAACTTATTTATCTTTTCAACCAACCAaaccaaatacatgaatcaAATATGTGTAAATTTATCATTCAACAAATACATTATATTTAAATTCAACCATGTATCTACTCATTTTATATCACTGAACAAATTCAGGAAATGTGCACTAGGATTTCTAACTATGAATCTCATAATGTCTCGTCTAACTGAAATGCAAgctttttgaaaacttttttttttatcattatctGATAACGGCTTTGTTTTCTAGGAACTTATCCCACTTCTAGTCTAGCTTGTATTTCCACAAAGTGTGGAAAATTTAATGTAATCATGAAAAGGGGATTACGATTACGGGAGGAATGTATTCAAGGAGGAATATACTTTTCCATTCGTTTGGATTAAACGAACAATATGTTTTAATGGAAATGGAATGAGCTTTACCATTCCTTATATCATTCCTGGCTACCATACGAAAAGGAGTTAATGGTCGTGGACTCGTGGAATTTTGTTGTGGCCTTGTGGGTCTTTAGTCTTGAATCTTGACCGATTGAAATGGACTTTGAAAGTAACTCATAATAAAGTGGGCCTTGGGAAATTCTTTTAAtgactttttatttagtttCAATGTTTTTGTGCGGCTAGTTGGTAGAACAAatccaaaagttaaaaaaaaaaaaaaaacaaaaaaaaaacccttcgAGTAGGTGCGAAAAATCCGACAAAGTAAGttgaaacatataaaaaaagacTCGCCATAAAACCAATGGTTCGGTTCGTTATGTTTCGATTAATCGACTGGATTGTTTGGTTTCGACTTGTTTTCATTTAGGTACTAGATTTTatacccgtgtcaaatacacgggtttatGTTGTTATAAAGATTAGATTAGGGTGAACATCATATATACCCTAATTAAACACCAAAATCTCATATTTACCTAACTCAAATTCATAATATTATATGTACCCACTTTAAACCcaaaaacatcatatatatccaaatgataatttcaaaacttaatattaatatatattatataaatcacaataataattaaagcaAATTGAGTTGATGATTATATATTTGTCATTCTATGATCAGATatgtaatttgtttaaaaaggttCTCAAATTATAATACGCAAACCGAGTAAACAAATCTACTTGTATTATCTTTAAATAACATAACAAGATGAATTGTCCAAAACAAAGCTGTATTTTTAGTTTACTGAGCTTAACGAATTGAAACTGAGGCATaaagtttgtttttataatgatttttgaaagGCCATAATGCATGTGATTACTGATTATATTTGAATACAATGTTCATTACTCACCATATTTCTAGCTATTTCGTTGAGAGAATAACTTACACAAAAATAATGTTAATTTTCTTTCTGTTGTTGTAGGCTTTGAGCCAATTTGTAACTAtatactgatgatgaagaaaagtaAACACGTAATTTAGGGGTTTTTGTATAGAAGAAGGATATAATAGTCAATAACAAAATTAGCTTATTAGTATTTGATTTTCAGAATATTTAATGGaggtaaaattattatttagatatatatggtGTATTTTAGGTTTAAAgtgggtatatatgatattatgaatTTAAGTTTGGTAAATATGAGATTTTAGCGTTTAATAAGGGTATATATGATGATTTCCCATTagattattattaaagtttaacTATATGCAAGCTAAAAAGTGTTATTAGTTCAAAAGAAAATATCTAAAAAAGAATCCTGGAAGCAGTCGGAACCAGAATCGAAAGTGACCCATAGCATAATTTTTTTCCTCTAGCCTTATATCGACATAAAGTAACGATAA
This genomic window contains:
- the LOC122599607 gene encoding leucine carboxyl methyltransferase 1 homolog, with translation MEKAAGESRSNKAAVQATNDDASASKLSCVKKGYIKDDYVHLFVRRPVRRSPIINRGYFARWATFRQFLNQFLKSNDGGPVKKQILSLGAGFDTTYFQLQDEGKAPHLYVELDFKEVTSKKASIIETSGQLREKISEAASICREKGEVISDNYKLLPVDLRDIQTLNDLISAHMDPSLPTFIIAECVLIYLDPESSRAIVEWASRTFSTSIFFLYEQILPYDAFGQQMIRNLESRGCGLLGIYDTPTLLAKEKLFLDQGWQRAVAWDMMKIYTTFIDSRERQRIERLELFDEFEEWYMMQEHYCVTIAINDTMGLFEDYGFPKDQPVTAASTPVSP